In Micromonospora sp. WMMD980, the following are encoded in one genomic region:
- a CDS encoding cupin domain-containing protein, producing the protein MSTTHVDPPGGHGHPAVSSPAAAALARCVAVEPAKFAADHWGRSPLLSRAAELPNPHGFTDLLSPADADELLSRRGLRTPFLRVAKDGQLVPAARYTGGGGAGAEIGDQVLDEKVLALYADGATLVLQGLHRTWPALVDLARDLGAALAQPLQVNAYLTPAGSQGFATHYDTHDVFVLQVDGRKRWRIHPPVLADPLERQPWGGRADEVSATAEGRPALDVVLEPGDALYLPRGWLHSAQAQESSSLHLTVGIRALTRYALVEELAALAAEDARLRAGLPFGLDLADPEAIEPELTETVEALRDWLLRADPAAVAARLRGRVWPAARPAPIRPLAQAEALARLDPDSRVVLRAGLRRQLAPTGDGRVALRLVDRTLTLPGTCEPALRALLTGEPTRVGDLPGLDDADRLVLARRLLKEAVLVPA; encoded by the coding sequence ATGAGCACGACGCACGTCGACCCGCCGGGTGGCCACGGCCACCCGGCGGTGTCGTCCCCCGCCGCCGCGGCGCTGGCCCGGTGCGTGGCCGTCGAGCCGGCCAAGTTCGCCGCCGACCACTGGGGGCGCAGCCCGCTGCTGTCCCGGGCCGCCGAACTGCCCAACCCGCACGGCTTCACCGACCTGCTCAGCCCCGCCGACGCCGACGAGCTGCTCAGCCGACGCGGCCTGCGTACCCCGTTCCTGCGGGTGGCCAAGGACGGCCAGCTCGTGCCGGCGGCGCGCTACACCGGCGGCGGTGGCGCCGGCGCCGAGATCGGCGACCAGGTGCTCGACGAGAAGGTCCTGGCGCTCTACGCCGACGGCGCCACCCTGGTGTTGCAGGGCCTGCACCGCACCTGGCCGGCGCTCGTCGACCTGGCCCGCGACCTGGGCGCGGCGCTGGCCCAGCCGTTGCAGGTCAACGCCTACCTGACGCCGGCCGGCAGTCAGGGCTTCGCCACCCACTACGACACCCACGACGTGTTCGTGCTCCAGGTCGACGGCCGCAAGCGCTGGCGGATCCACCCGCCGGTGCTCGCCGACCCGCTGGAGCGCCAGCCGTGGGGCGGCCGGGCCGACGAGGTCTCCGCGACCGCCGAGGGCCGGCCCGCGCTGGACGTGGTGCTCGAACCGGGCGACGCGCTCTACCTGCCGCGCGGCTGGCTGCACAGCGCCCAAGCGCAGGAGTCCAGCTCGCTGCACCTGACCGTGGGCATCCGGGCGCTCACCCGCTACGCCCTGGTGGAGGAGTTGGCGGCGCTCGCCGCCGAGGACGCCCGGCTGCGCGCCGGCCTGCCGTTCGGCCTGGACCTGGCCGACCCGGAGGCGATCGAGCCGGAGCTGACCGAGACCGTCGAGGCGCTGCGCGACTGGCTGCTGCGGGCCGACCCGGCGGCGGTCGCCGCGCGGCTGCGGGGCCGGGTGTGGCCGGCCGCCCGACCGGCGCCGATCCGCCCGCTCGCCCAGGCCGAGGCGCTGGCCCGGCTCGACCCGGACAGCCGGGTGGTGCTGCGCGCCGGCCTGCGCCGGCAGCTCGCCCCGACCGGCGACGGCCGCGTCGCGCTGCGCCTGGTCGACCGCACGCTCACCCTGCCCGGCACCTGCGAGCCGGCGCTGCGCGCGCTGCTCACCGGCGAGCCGACCCGGGTCGGCGACCTGCCCGGCCTCGACGACGCCGACCGCCTGGTCCTCGCCCGCCGCCTGCTCAAGGAAGCGGTGTTGGTCCCTGCCTGA
- a CDS encoding PIG-L deacetylase family protein, which produces MAQPEPLTPLTEDWHRALAVVAHPDDLEFGAAAAVARWTRQGKEVVYCLLTSGEAGIDGMPPERSRVLREEEQRASAAVVGVSAVEFLGLPDGLLEYGVPLRRAIAGVVRRHRPDVVLTNNFRETWDGEYALNQADHIACGRATLDAVRDAGNRWIFPEQLTGGTQPWSRVREVWAAGSPAARHGVDVTDTFDAGVASLRAHGAYLSGLGDGGFDAEEFLEGMARPAGTRLAVRYGAAFEVFRIDLA; this is translated from the coding sequence GTGGCGCAGCCGGAACCGCTCACGCCGCTGACCGAGGACTGGCACCGGGCGCTGGCCGTGGTGGCCCACCCGGACGACCTGGAGTTCGGCGCCGCCGCCGCGGTGGCCCGCTGGACCCGGCAGGGCAAGGAGGTCGTCTACTGCCTGCTGACCAGTGGTGAGGCGGGGATCGACGGAATGCCGCCGGAGCGCAGCCGGGTGCTGCGCGAGGAGGAACAGCGCGCGTCCGCCGCCGTGGTCGGGGTGTCCGCCGTCGAATTCCTCGGCCTGCCCGACGGGCTGCTGGAGTACGGCGTGCCGCTGCGCCGGGCCATCGCCGGGGTGGTCCGCCGGCACCGGCCGGACGTGGTGCTCACGAACAACTTCCGGGAGACCTGGGACGGCGAGTACGCGCTGAACCAGGCCGACCACATCGCCTGCGGCCGGGCCACGCTGGACGCGGTCCGCGACGCCGGCAACCGGTGGATCTTCCCGGAGCAGCTCACCGGCGGCACGCAGCCGTGGTCCCGGGTGCGCGAGGTGTGGGCGGCCGGCTCACCGGCGGCCCGGCACGGGGTGGACGTGACGGACACCTTCGACGCCGGGGTGGCGTCGTTGCGGGCGCACGGCGCCTACCTGAGCGGGCTCGGCGACGGCGGCTTCGACGCCGAGGAGTTCCTGGAGGGGATGGCCCGGCCCGCCGGCACCCGGCTCGCCGTCCGCTACGGCGCCGCGTTCGAGGTGTTCCGCATCGACCTGGCCTGA
- a CDS encoding DUF2267 domain-containing protein, with the protein MAEQLMSAFESSLDKTNVILKEIESAYGWPPERRNQSYAALRTVLHLLRDRMPVLESAEFAQQLPVLLRGIYFDGWQPENVPIKLNRDDFLYEVRQGFPYDVEGGPQRVTQVVLDTLRRHVTQGEWQDVKSNMPRDLAQLIP; encoded by the coding sequence ATGGCTGAGCAGCTGATGTCCGCGTTCGAGTCCTCGCTGGACAAGACGAACGTGATCCTCAAGGAGATCGAGTCGGCCTACGGCTGGCCGCCCGAGCGGCGCAACCAGTCGTACGCGGCGCTGCGCACGGTGCTGCACCTGCTGCGCGACCGGATGCCGGTGTTGGAGAGCGCCGAGTTCGCCCAGCAACTGCCGGTGCTGCTGCGGGGTATCTACTTCGACGGCTGGCAGCCGGAGAACGTGCCGATCAAGCTGAACCGCGACGACTTCCTCTACGAGGTCCGGCAGGGCTTCCCGTACGACGTGGAGGGTGGCCCGCAGCGGGTGACGCAGGTCGTGCTGGACACGTTGCGCCGGCACGTCACGCAGGGCGAGTGGCAGGACGTGAAGTCGAACATGCCGCGGGACCTGGCTCAGCTCATTCCCTGA
- a CDS encoding DUF72 domain-containing protein: MGEIKVGTASWTDRTLLDSGWYAADADTPERRLSYYARRFPLVEVDATYYAPPAERTARLWAERTPPGFTFNVKAFSLLTGHPTRVSALYKDLRPETEKRTVYPDDLPAQAYEEVWTRFLSALDPLVDAGKLGALLFQFPPWFTIKRDNKQYLLEVARRCAPLRPVFELRHASWFDGDNADETLDFLRGHELPFVCVDMPQGHTSSVPPVLAATADLAVVRFHGHSDRWTSRDIHEKFGYDYSDRELRDWAPKLRELAGRAERTHVLMNNCFRDNAQRNASTLLGLLER, translated from the coding sequence ATGGGTGAGATCAAGGTGGGCACCGCGTCGTGGACCGACCGGACCCTGCTCGACTCCGGCTGGTATGCGGCGGACGCCGACACCCCGGAACGCCGGCTGTCCTACTACGCCCGGCGGTTCCCGCTGGTCGAGGTGGACGCCACCTACTACGCACCGCCCGCCGAGCGCACCGCGCGGCTGTGGGCGGAGCGCACGCCGCCCGGGTTCACCTTCAACGTCAAGGCGTTCAGCCTGCTGACCGGTCACCCGACCCGGGTCTCCGCGCTCTACAAGGACCTGCGCCCGGAGACGGAGAAGCGTACCGTCTACCCGGACGACCTGCCGGCGCAGGCGTACGAGGAGGTCTGGACCCGCTTCCTGTCCGCCCTCGACCCGCTCGTGGACGCCGGCAAGCTCGGCGCGCTGCTGTTCCAGTTCCCGCCCTGGTTCACCATCAAGCGGGACAACAAGCAGTACCTGCTGGAGGTGGCCCGGCGGTGCGCCCCGCTGCGGCCGGTCTTCGAACTCCGGCACGCCTCCTGGTTCGACGGCGACAACGCCGACGAGACGCTCGACTTCCTGCGCGGGCACGAGCTGCCGTTCGTCTGCGTGGACATGCCGCAGGGCCACACGTCGTCCGTACCCCCGGTGCTGGCCGCCACCGCGGACCTCGCGGTGGTCCGGTTCCACGGGCACAGCGACAGGTGGACCAGCAGGGACATCCACGAGAAGTTCGGCTACGACTACTCGGACCGGGAGCTGCGCGACTGGGCGCCGAAGCTCCGCGAGCTGGCCGGGCGGGCGGAGCGGACGCACGTGCTGATGAACAACTGTTTCAGGGACAACGCACAGCGCAACGCCAGCACGCTCCTCGGCCTGCTGGAGCGGTGA
- a CDS encoding TraR/DksA C4-type zinc finger protein, whose product MLVHDTTATGRSQAEVDQIRQSLRSRYDELTAEYDHAVTQSQVLRLVEVGDTAGDDQADSGTKTAERDTAQSLLRTILDRRAQFERALARLDEGTYGFCEGCTAPIPVERLEIFPSATSCVACKQTRERRAA is encoded by the coding sequence ATGCTCGTCCACGACACGACAGCCACGGGCCGCTCCCAGGCGGAGGTCGACCAGATCCGGCAGTCCCTGCGGTCCCGGTACGACGAGCTGACCGCCGAGTACGACCACGCCGTGACGCAGAGCCAGGTGCTGCGACTGGTCGAGGTCGGCGACACCGCCGGCGACGACCAGGCCGACAGCGGCACCAAGACCGCCGAGCGGGACACCGCGCAGTCTCTGCTGCGCACCATCCTGGACCGGCGCGCCCAGTTCGAGCGCGCGTTGGCCCGCCTCGACGAGGGCACGTACGGCTTCTGCGAGGGCTGCACCGCGCCGATCCCGGTGGAGCGGCTGGAGATCTTCCCGTCCGCCACGTCCTGCGTGGCCTGCAAGCAGACCCGGGAGCGGCGGGCGGCCTGA
- a CDS encoding uridine kinase, which translates to MRVRPISPDRLVAELAEHLVHAEAPGRLRVAVDGPPAAAPDTLAAALVDPLRAAGRPALHVRAADFLRPASVRLEQGRTNPDAYYEGWLDEPGLRREVLDPAGPRGSGRLLPSLWDADADRASRAGYRDLPPGGVVLVSGALLLGGTLDFDLTVHLVLSPAALERRTDPAWRWTLPAFARYADEVDPASFADVVVRADDPRHPAFVEGP; encoded by the coding sequence ATGCGCGTGCGCCCGATCAGCCCCGACCGGCTCGTCGCCGAGCTGGCCGAGCACCTCGTCCACGCCGAGGCGCCCGGCCGGCTGCGGGTGGCCGTCGACGGCCCGCCGGCCGCCGCGCCGGACACCCTCGCCGCCGCCCTCGTCGACCCGCTGCGCGCCGCCGGCCGGCCGGCGCTGCACGTGCGGGCCGCCGACTTCCTGCGTCCCGCCTCGGTCCGCCTGGAGCAGGGCCGCACCAACCCGGACGCCTACTACGAAGGCTGGCTCGACGAACCCGGCTTGCGCCGCGAGGTGCTCGACCCGGCCGGCCCGCGCGGCAGTGGCCGACTGCTGCCGTCGCTCTGGGACGCCGACGCCGACCGGGCCAGCCGGGCCGGCTACCGGGACCTGCCACCCGGCGGGGTGGTCCTGGTCAGTGGCGCTCTGCTGCTCGGCGGCACGCTCGACTTCGACCTCACCGTCCACCTGGTGCTCTCCCCGGCGGCGTTGGAGCGGCGCACCGACCCGGCGTGGCGCTGGACCCTGCCGGCCTTCGCCCGCTACGCCGACGAGGTCGACCCGGCCTCCTTCGCCGACGTGGTGGTGCGCGCCGACGACCCCCGCCACCCGGCCTTCGTGGAAGGGCCCTGA
- a CDS encoding winged helix-turn-helix domain-containing protein: protein MSVSPASSRAGWHTSQPAVPGRPPGGQRRPANTATPVLTVTLNIPLASEESLTPAARRLLDAARELLERGDAVISTGTLAPERRPEVPAGRTPARPLTSIIPALHILASSRSVLRDGEPLPLTRLEFDLLLHLVAHPRRVFTRLQLLNAVWGYEHAGVRTVDVHVRRLRGKVGVDVPLVTTVYGVGYRLADDARVTIDRTG from the coding sequence ATGTCGGTCAGCCCCGCCTCGTCGCGCGCCGGATGGCATACGTCCCAACCCGCGGTCCCGGGCCGGCCACCCGGCGGCCAACGGCGCCCGGCGAACACAGCCACCCCGGTGCTCACGGTCACCCTGAACATTCCGCTGGCCTCCGAGGAGTCGCTCACCCCGGCCGCCCGCCGGCTCCTCGACGCCGCCCGTGAGCTGCTGGAACGCGGCGACGCGGTGATCAGCACGGGCACCCTGGCGCCGGAGCGCCGCCCCGAGGTGCCGGCCGGTCGCACCCCCGCGCGCCCGCTCACCTCGATCATCCCGGCCCTGCACATCCTCGCCTCGTCCCGGTCGGTGCTGCGCGACGGAGAGCCGCTGCCGCTGACCCGCCTGGAGTTCGACCTGCTGCTGCACCTGGTCGCCCACCCGCGTCGGGTGTTCACCCGGCTGCAACTGCTCAACGCGGTCTGGGGCTACGAGCACGCCGGCGTCCGTACCGTCGACGTGCACGTCCGCCGGCTGCGCGGCAAGGTCGGCGTGGACGTCCCGCTGGTCACCACCGTCTACGGCGTCGGCTACCGGCTCGCCGACGACGCCCGGGTGACCATCGACCGCACCGGCTGA
- a CDS encoding winged helix-turn-helix domain-containing protein encodes MSLVALTTRPARPGRADRAVPPPPRTAPALTITLDLGAGPLTPGLARLVDLLDELAASGEGLVRPDERRSTGAVRDLRRLAAPPAGVRPAAPAEPGGVRVLAGTRRVRRGDVEVGLTCIEYDLLLFLAEHPRRVFTRLQLLANVWGYEHAVARTVDVHVRRLRAKFGPDTPLVTTVYGVGYRLADDAPIEVDRDA; translated from the coding sequence ATGTCCCTCGTCGCCCTCACCACCCGTCCGGCCCGACCGGGCCGTGCCGACCGGGCCGTGCCGCCCCCGCCGCGTACCGCGCCGGCCCTGACCATCACGCTCGACCTGGGGGCCGGACCGCTGACGCCCGGCCTGGCCCGGCTGGTCGACCTGCTCGACGAGTTGGCCGCGTCCGGCGAGGGTCTCGTCCGCCCGGACGAGCGCCGGTCCACCGGGGCGGTGCGTGACCTGCGCCGTCTCGCCGCGCCGCCGGCCGGGGTCCGGCCGGCCGCGCCGGCGGAGCCCGGCGGCGTGCGCGTCCTCGCCGGCACCCGCCGCGTGCGGCGCGGCGACGTCGAGGTCGGCCTGACCTGCATCGAGTACGACCTGCTGCTCTTTCTCGCCGAGCACCCCCGCCGGGTGTTCACCCGGTTGCAACTGCTCGCCAACGTCTGGGGCTACGAGCACGCGGTGGCCCGGACCGTGGACGTCCACGTCCGGCGGCTGCGCGCCAAGTTCGGCCCGGACACGCCGCTGGTGACCACCGTGTACGGCGTCGGCTACCGGCTCGCCGACGACGCCCCGATCGAAGTGGACCGCGACGCCTGA
- a CDS encoding rhodanese-like domain-containing protein, producing MAQSPAPVESCPVPPPGSRGIDETLAAARARLRRLEPEWAHLAHRRGALLVDIRPAGQRAAHGTVPGALTVERNVLEWRFDPRCAARLPQAVDYDVPVVVLCQEGYTSSLAAAALQDIGLGRATDVVGGFAAWRIAGLPALGPTPPHRPSSIAPPVTAGRALR from the coding sequence ATGGCGCAGAGCCCCGCCCCCGTCGAGAGCTGTCCGGTCCCCCCACCCGGCTCGCGGGGGATCGACGAGACCCTCGCCGCCGCCCGCGCCCGGCTGCGTCGTCTCGAACCCGAGTGGGCGCACCTGGCCCACCGGCGCGGCGCGCTGCTGGTCGACATCCGCCCGGCCGGCCAACGGGCCGCGCACGGCACCGTGCCGGGCGCGCTCACCGTCGAGCGCAACGTCCTGGAATGGCGCTTCGACCCGCGCTGCGCGGCCCGGCTGCCGCAGGCGGTCGACTACGACGTGCCGGTGGTCGTCCTGTGTCAGGAGGGCTACACCTCGTCGCTGGCCGCCGCCGCGTTGCAGGACATCGGCCTGGGCCGCGCCACCGACGTGGTCGGCGGCTTCGCCGCCTGGCGCATCGCCGGCCTGCCCGCCCTCGGCCCCACCCCGCCGCACCGACCCTCGTCCATCGCGCCCCCGGTCACCGCCGGCCGGGCGCTCCGCTGA
- a CDS encoding cysteine dioxygenase family protein: MTRTEPTDLLTVAARFADPTGWPVPLSFDRSERWYARLDADGAREVWALSWLPGQGTDLHDHGGSSGAFLVVAGVLTEETVSGGLLRPHRLAAGAGRRFGARHVHQVTNHGDQPAVSVHVYRPALRRMTRYRLDSGGLRVAQVAEAGVAW; encoded by the coding sequence ATGACCAGGACCGAGCCGACCGATCTGCTCACCGTCGCCGCCCGCTTCGCCGACCCGACCGGCTGGCCGGTGCCGCTGAGCTTCGACCGGTCCGAACGCTGGTACGCGCGGCTGGACGCCGACGGCGCGCGCGAGGTGTGGGCGCTGAGCTGGCTGCCCGGGCAGGGCACCGACCTGCACGACCACGGCGGCTCGTCCGGCGCCTTCCTGGTCGTCGCCGGCGTGCTCACCGAGGAGACGGTCAGCGGGGGCCTTCTGCGCCCGCACCGCCTCGCCGCGGGCGCCGGCCGGCGCTTCGGCGCCCGGCACGTGCACCAGGTCACCAACCACGGCGACCAGCCCGCGGTAAGCGTGCACGTCTACCGGCCCGCGCTGCGCCGGATGACCCGCTACCGGCTCGACTCCGGCGGACTGCGGGTCGCCCAGGTGGCCGAGGCCGGCGTCGCGTGGTGA
- a CDS encoding signal peptidase I encodes MDGRVYAGNAAVDGATDAGWLLGHFKPEGDVRHSTEVEVKWGVHPAGETRSRWATGERRTALLVLVSGAFRVELPDRTVVLRAPGDYVVWGRGVDHSWYAERESTVLTVRWPSVPGYRVDPPLFR; translated from the coding sequence ATGGACGGTCGGGTGTATGCGGGGAACGCGGCGGTGGACGGGGCGACCGACGCCGGTTGGCTGTTGGGTCACTTCAAGCCGGAGGGCGACGTGCGGCACAGCACCGAGGTCGAGGTGAAGTGGGGTGTGCACCCGGCGGGGGAGACGCGTTCGCGGTGGGCCACCGGCGAGCGGCGCACCGCGTTGCTGGTGCTGGTCAGCGGCGCGTTCCGGGTCGAGCTGCCGGACCGCACGGTGGTGTTGCGCGCGCCTGGTGACTACGTGGTGTGGGGCCGGGGCGTGGACCACTCCTGGTACGCGGAGCGCGAGTCCACCGTGCTCACCGTCCGCTGGCCGTCGGTGCCCGGGTACCGGGTCGACCCGCCGTTGTTCCGCTGA
- a CDS encoding ankyrin repeat domain-containing protein, translating into MPDELDAATIDFAHRMFDLARAGATEELAANVDAGLPVNLTNGKGDTLLILAAYHAHPETVSALLARGADPARVNDRGQTALAAAVFRQNTAAVRALLDAGADPDHGSPSAVETARFFTLPEMLALLGRG; encoded by the coding sequence ATGCCCGACGAACTGGACGCCGCGACGATCGACTTCGCCCACCGGATGTTCGACCTGGCCCGGGCCGGCGCGACCGAGGAACTGGCGGCCAACGTGGACGCCGGACTGCCGGTCAACCTCACCAACGGCAAGGGCGACACGCTGCTGATCCTGGCCGCCTACCACGCCCACCCGGAGACCGTCTCCGCGTTGCTGGCCCGCGGCGCCGACCCGGCCCGGGTCAACGACCGGGGGCAGACCGCGCTGGCGGCGGCCGTGTTCCGGCAGAACACGGCGGCGGTACGGGCACTGCTCGACGCCGGCGCCGACCCCGACCACGGCAGCCCCTCGGCGGTCGAGACCGCCCGGTTCTTCACGCTGCCCGAGATGCTGGCGCTGCTCGGCCGCGGTTGA
- a CDS encoding DUF3500 domain-containing protein, translated as MRAATALLATLDDPARRRARHDFDDEPARRWLEYRPRPRPGIAVADLDVTARKAAHRLLATALSPAAYAQAMAVVALEEVLDRAEGWRRGRHSGDYWVAVFGDPARDDRWAWRFEGHHLSVSMTVADDQVSPAPVFLGANPATVRHAGRPVSRPLGPEEDLARELLDALGPGGRAAALIAEQAPADIISATRVTAPGRLEPLGVARSRLGASGRALLDRLVALYLDRLPAELAAQEAARLDGGELHFAWAGPVEPGRRHYYRVQGDDLLIEYDNTTDDGNHAHTVLRRPAGDFGADVLAAHHAAAHRQVTGDAPR; from the coding sequence ATGCGCGCCGCCACGGCGTTGCTGGCGACGCTCGACGACCCGGCCCGGCGGCGCGCCCGGCACGACTTCGACGACGAGCCGGCCCGGCGGTGGCTGGAGTACCGTCCCCGGCCCCGCCCCGGAATCGCGGTAGCCGACCTCGACGTCACCGCCCGCAAGGCCGCGCACCGGCTGCTCGCCACCGCGTTGAGCCCGGCCGCCTACGCGCAGGCGATGGCCGTGGTGGCGCTGGAGGAGGTGCTCGACCGGGCGGAGGGCTGGCGGCGCGGCCGGCACAGCGGTGACTACTGGGTGGCGGTCTTCGGCGACCCGGCGCGCGACGACCGCTGGGCGTGGCGCTTCGAAGGACACCACCTGTCGGTGAGCATGACCGTCGCCGACGACCAGGTCTCCCCCGCCCCGGTCTTTCTCGGCGCGAACCCGGCCACGGTGCGGCACGCCGGTCGACCGGTCTCCCGGCCGCTGGGCCCGGAGGAGGACCTGGCCCGCGAGCTGCTGGACGCGCTCGGCCCGGGCGGGCGCGCCGCCGCGCTGATCGCCGAGCAGGCGCCGGCCGACATCATCAGCGCCACCCGGGTCACCGCGCCCGGCCGGCTGGAACCGCTCGGCGTGGCGCGGAGCCGGCTCGGGGCGAGCGGCCGCGCGCTGCTCGACCGCCTGGTCGCGCTCTACCTCGACCGCCTCCCCGCCGAGCTGGCCGCCCAGGAGGCCGCCCGGCTCGACGGCGGCGAGCTGCACTTCGCCTGGGCCGGCCCGGTCGAGCCGGGGCGGCGGCACTACTACCGGGTGCAGGGCGACGACCTGCTGATCGAGTACGACAACACCACCGACGACGGTAACCACGCGCACACCGTGCTGCGCCGCCCGGCCGGCGACTTCGGCGCCGACGTGCTGGCCGCGCACCACGCCGCCGCGCACCGCCAGGTCACCGGCGACGCGCCTCGATGA
- a CDS encoding class I SAM-dependent methyltransferase: protein MVIDRGFDELVAEAEAAPVDGWGFSWLAGRATEERPPWGYARLVGARLAAVDAALDIDTGGGEVLAEAPAPPPLLVATEAWPPNVPVARRTLRRVGGHVVRVGERPPLPFRDAAFDLVVSRHPVHTWWDEVARVLRPGGSYLSQQIGPGTVRELSEAVLGPLPPPEHRHPEHAVAAAEAAGLTVVDLRSATLRTVFHDIGAVVWFLRKVVWTVPGFTVDGHRAALRRLDERIRAEGRFVAHARRFLIEARRR from the coding sequence ATGGTCATCGATCGCGGGTTCGACGAGTTGGTCGCCGAGGCGGAGGCCGCGCCGGTCGACGGGTGGGGCTTCTCCTGGCTGGCCGGTCGGGCCACCGAGGAACGCCCGCCGTGGGGCTACGCGCGTCTCGTCGGCGCCCGGCTCGCGGCCGTCGACGCCGCCCTGGACATCGACACCGGCGGCGGCGAGGTGCTGGCCGAGGCGCCCGCGCCGCCGCCGCTGCTGGTCGCCACCGAGGCGTGGCCCCCGAACGTGCCGGTGGCCCGGCGCACCCTGCGCCGGGTCGGCGGTCACGTGGTCCGGGTCGGCGAGCGCCCGCCGCTGCCGTTCCGTGATGCCGCGTTCGACCTGGTGGTCAGCCGGCACCCGGTGCACACCTGGTGGGACGAGGTGGCCCGGGTGCTGCGGCCCGGCGGCAGCTACCTCTCCCAGCAGATCGGCCCCGGCACGGTGCGGGAGCTCAGCGAGGCGGTCCTCGGGCCGCTGCCGCCGCCGGAGCACCGCCACCCGGAGCACGCGGTGGCCGCCGCCGAGGCCGCCGGGCTGACCGTGGTCGACCTGCGCAGCGCCACCCTGCGGACGGTCTTCCACGACATCGGTGCGGTGGTGTGGTTCCTGCGCAAGGTGGTCTGGACCGTGCCCGGCTTCACGGTCGACGGGCACCGCGCCGCGCTGCGCCGGCTGGACGAGCGGATCCGGGCCGAGGGCCGGTTCGTGGCCCACGCCCGGCGGTTCCTCATCGAGGCGCGTCGCCGGTGA
- a CDS encoding DUF2231 domain-containing protein: protein MDSRLRVQGHPIQPMLVTFPFGLFVSAAVFDLADVVGGPGFLGEVGYWTAVAALVAAGLATVAGLVDLWDVRIGRANRTAVTFNLVNAVMAAMFLLTCLIRAHAPQRGATGGQLAVELVALVVGAVGVGLGARLMQQSDSGRAAEPAGLEAIPGATVEIARPRPF from the coding sequence ATGGACAGCCGACTTCGGGTGCAGGGGCACCCCATCCAACCGATGCTGGTGACGTTCCCGTTCGGGCTCTTCGTCAGCGCCGCCGTGTTCGACCTGGCCGACGTCGTCGGCGGCCCGGGTTTCCTGGGCGAGGTGGGCTACTGGACGGCGGTCGCCGCGCTGGTCGCGGCCGGGCTCGCGACGGTCGCCGGGCTGGTCGACCTGTGGGACGTGCGGATCGGCCGGGCCAACCGGACCGCTGTCACGTTCAACCTGGTCAACGCGGTGATGGCGGCGATGTTCCTGCTCACCTGCCTGATCCGGGCGCACGCGCCGCAGCGCGGCGCGACCGGGGGCCAGCTCGCCGTCGAGCTGGTCGCGCTGGTGGTGGGCGCGGTCGGCGTGGGCCTGGGCGCGCGGCTGATGCAGCAGTCCGATTCGGGTCGTGCCGCGGAGCCGGCCGGGCTGGAGGCGATCCCCGGCGCCACCGTCGAGATCGCCCGTCCGCGCCCCTTCTGA
- a CDS encoding GAF and ANTAR domain-containing protein, with product MNLDACQPMTDDLGVLETAALLRELTAGLIAVADFHEALDRLVRIARDAVPGVECCGFTALRAGEPAGVAASDPHRAELDDLRHGPDTPALTAIRRREMITAGGLADETRWPTWSARARALGVHGVISAPVDVDEQVIGAINLYAPSPEALTPSHQLTAMLLAEHAGLLLAAVRDRERAAARADQLDGTLLAEGVVGQAVGVIMTQRGCPAPEALDVLRSAASSLDIPLREVAERLVLTVSRPRDN from the coding sequence GTGAACCTCGACGCCTGCCAGCCGATGACCGACGACCTGGGCGTGCTGGAGACCGCCGCGCTGCTGCGGGAGCTGACCGCCGGTCTGATCGCCGTGGCCGACTTCCACGAGGCGTTGGACCGGCTGGTCCGGATCGCCCGCGACGCGGTGCCCGGCGTCGAGTGCTGCGGTTTCACCGCGCTGCGCGCCGGTGAGCCGGCCGGGGTGGCCGCGTCCGACCCGCACCGGGCCGAGCTGGACGACCTGCGGCACGGCCCGGACACGCCGGCCCTGACCGCCATCCGTCGCCGCGAGATGATCACTGCGGGTGGGCTGGCGGACGAGACCCGCTGGCCGACCTGGAGCGCGCGTGCCCGCGCGTTGGGCGTGCACGGGGTGATCTCCGCCCCGGTGGACGTGGACGAGCAGGTGATCGGCGCGATCAACCTGTACGCGCCGTCCCCGGAGGCGCTCACGCCGAGCCACCAGCTCACCGCGATGCTGCTGGCCGAGCACGCCGGCCTGCTGCTCGCCGCGGTCCGGGACCGGGAGCGGGCCGCCGCCCGCGCCGACCAGCTCGACGGCACGCTGCTGGCCGAGGGCGTGGTCGGCCAGGCGGTCGGGGTGATCATGACTCAGCGGGGCTGTCCCGCGCCGGAGGCCCTCGACGTGCTCCGCAGTGCCGCCTCCTCGTTGGACATCCCGCTGCGCGAGGTGGCCGAGCGGCTCGTGCTCACCGTCTCCCGACCTCGGGACAACTGA